A section of the Spirosoma pollinicola genome encodes:
- a CDS encoding ParA family protein yields the protein MLTHEEVCAFLKKKPTLSHSGLTKEANLPTGTLAKAVNGQRKLTESHLRALEPVLIQYGIEEFRNHRATVLSVVNHKGGVGKTTTTINLGKGLVNRHQSVLLIDMDSQGNLSQSLGIHNPDQQLMQALTTGIAMPVLSLSDAYHLVPSDLELSRAEAELIKTPSGVLRFRNSLAPLLTKYDYILIDCPPSLNIFTYSALVASTGALVVLEPEASAVKGMYNLLELIADIQESFNPRLKVEGIVIAQVNPQLVLHRELMGKVRDNLKGQPFFKTEIRQNVAVAESQYVGKTIFDYKPTSTGAIDYQSLADEVVANHSL from the coding sequence ATGCTTACTCACGAAGAAGTATGCGCTTTTCTGAAAAAGAAGCCAACGCTCTCTCATTCAGGTTTAACCAAGGAAGCTAACCTTCCAACAGGTACCCTAGCAAAGGCAGTAAATGGCCAGCGGAAGCTAACAGAATCCCATTTACGAGCATTAGAACCTGTTCTAATTCAGTACGGTATCGAAGAATTTCGCAATCACCGAGCAACAGTTCTTTCGGTGGTTAACCATAAAGGAGGAGTAGGGAAAACTACCACTACAATCAATCTTGGGAAGGGATTAGTGAACCGCCATCAATCCGTTCTTCTAATTGACATGGATTCCCAAGGAAACCTCTCCCAGAGTCTGGGTATTCATAATCCGGATCAACAATTGATGCAAGCACTTACAACAGGAATTGCTATGCCTGTGCTCAGTCTATCTGATGCCTATCATCTTGTTCCAAGTGATTTAGAATTATCTAGGGCTGAAGCTGAACTCATTAAAACGCCGAGCGGAGTATTACGTTTCCGAAATTCATTAGCTCCTTTGCTGACTAAATACGATTATATACTAATTGATTGCCCCCCATCATTAAACATTTTTACTTATTCCGCCCTAGTTGCTTCTACTGGGGCTCTTGTTGTTCTGGAACCAGAAGCTTCGGCTGTTAAAGGAATGTACAACCTATTAGAACTTATTGCTGATATTCAGGAATCCTTTAATCCAAGATTAAAGGTGGAAGGTATTGTGATAGCACAGGTCAATCCCCAATTAGTACTCCATCGTGAATTAATGGGCAAGGTTCGGGATAATTTGAAAGGTCAACCATTTTTTAAAACTGAAATTCGACAAAACGTCGCCGTTGCCGAATCACAATATGTCGGTAAGACCATTTTTGATTACAAACCAACCTCAACGGGAGCTATTGACTATCAATCTCTAGCCGACGAGGTAGTTGCTAACCATTCTCTCTAA
- a CDS encoding replication initiation protein, with protein MAEVSKRIEGRSKSDKNAKVVHTLLYQGNSITTARYEMSELQKNLMYTLQAAVRPDDTNDTIYTFKVQDIMHDLDRDPDNGYRNLQEATKGMMQVVFEMYVNGQLVQVNPFSSAVYDYGRGTISFRVDPNMRPLLTGLTGNFTTFGKEMAMRLTGKYAKRLYEMFSQWKDIGTFKIAILDLKHRLNLFDPESGKEEYNISNFFRFVIDPAVNEINQRSDLLVRFRQHKTGRKITDLTFTIKRVRLEQELFLPGIENDTTLLGERLMSRFGLRADQRDRVLANFDLGAIRKKLLEIEKRNSTKAIENWGAYTAKVFGV; from the coding sequence ATGGCAGAAGTTAGTAAACGTATTGAAGGCAGAAGTAAAAGTGATAAGAACGCTAAGGTCGTACACACACTGCTCTATCAGGGAAATAGCATCACTACTGCTCGCTACGAGATGAGTGAGTTACAAAAGAATTTAATGTATACTCTTCAAGCTGCGGTACGGCCTGATGATACAAACGATACAATATATACCTTCAAAGTTCAGGATATAATGCACGATCTGGATCGAGATCCTGACAATGGCTATCGGAATCTACAGGAAGCTACAAAAGGAATGATGCAGGTTGTTTTTGAGATGTATGTGAATGGGCAGCTTGTACAGGTGAATCCCTTTTCAAGTGCTGTATATGATTACGGGAGGGGTACTATCAGCTTTCGCGTTGATCCTAATATGCGTCCTCTACTTACTGGGTTAACGGGTAATTTTACCACATTTGGTAAGGAAATGGCTATGCGTCTAACGGGGAAATATGCAAAGCGGTTATATGAAATGTTTTCTCAGTGGAAGGACATAGGTACATTTAAAATTGCTATACTTGATTTAAAGCACCGTCTAAATTTATTTGATCCTGAATCAGGAAAGGAAGAATATAATATTTCAAATTTCTTTCGATTTGTTATTGACCCCGCAGTTAATGAAATAAATCAACGGAGTGATTTATTAGTACGATTTCGCCAACATAAGACTGGTCGAAAGATTACTGACTTAACATTTACAATTAAGCGGGTTAGGCTGGAACAGGAATTATTTCTTCCAGGAATCGAAAATGACACAACACTGCTAGGGGAGAGGTTAATGTCTCGTTTTGGTCTTAGAGCAGATCAAAGAGACCGCGTCTTAGCTAACTTTGATTTAGGAGCCATTAGGAAAAAGCTTTTAGAAATTGAGAAACGAAATTCAACCAAAGCTATTGAAAACTGGGGAGCTTACACTGCAAAAGTATTTGGAGTATAG
- a CDS encoding helix-turn-helix domain-containing protein, with protein MFEYHDFFTTPPLDQTIRKFWLLDNHANSQPVLNQHVLPNGCFNVACVKGEGAVIRTRNGELTMLPAYYFCGQATQSVDVLIRPFTQLLMLQLHPWSLSALTNQSVKDITDTVLPLTDILPQLASLFDQVRTQKDQSNHWPNAMMSVVESGWLSLLTTTPHPLLQQACQRLMQQKGSNSVQELAQTMNCSTRLLEKLFKHYIGLSPKRFSTILRVRAVVDAIRSKPADQSLAQVAADHGFYDEAHFSHTVKELIHHSPGRFDPTHYLLPLTSSGY; from the coding sequence ATGTTTGAGTACCACGATTTTTTCACTACCCCGCCACTCGACCAGACCATCCGCAAGTTTTGGCTGTTGGACAATCACGCCAATTCCCAACCCGTACTCAATCAACATGTACTCCCCAATGGCTGCTTTAATGTGGCCTGCGTAAAGGGGGAAGGGGCGGTAATTCGAACCCGGAATGGGGAACTGACTATGCTGCCCGCTTACTATTTCTGCGGACAAGCTACCCAAAGTGTCGATGTGCTGATTCGGCCTTTTACGCAGCTACTCATGCTTCAACTTCATCCTTGGTCCCTATCGGCTTTAACCAATCAATCAGTAAAGGATATCACTGACACCGTATTACCACTGACTGACATTTTACCTCAGCTTGCTTCTTTATTCGACCAAGTTCGAACCCAAAAGGACCAAAGCAATCATTGGCCTAATGCAATGATGTCGGTAGTGGAATCGGGTTGGCTCTCTCTGTTGACCACCACGCCTCATCCACTGCTTCAGCAAGCTTGTCAACGACTCATGCAACAAAAAGGCAGTAACAGCGTCCAAGAACTGGCTCAAACTATGAACTGCTCGACGCGTTTGTTGGAGAAACTGTTTAAACACTATATTGGCCTTTCACCTAAACGCTTCTCAACGATTCTACGGGTACGAGCGGTCGTTGATGCCATCCGAAGCAAACCAGCAGACCAGTCGCTAGCCCAGGTAGCGGCTGATCACGGTTTCTACGACGAAGCTCATTTTAGTCATACCGTCAAAGAATTGATCCATCATTCGCCTGGCAGATTTGATCCCACTCACTATTTGTTACCGCTCACCAGCTCCGGCTACTAA
- a CDS encoding carboxylesterase family protein, translating to MNRFFLCLWLISPYLFASAQTKPTDKAKVNYAYSLYLPKDYSSTKRSYPLVIYLHGGSQRGNDLTKLNEYGPPQLVHQGQQFPFIIASPQCPDGKYWSSDNWFDPLYTELLTRYRIDPKRVYLTGISMGGYGTWQTAVAYPDKFAAIVPLCGGCDDSTQICRIKHLPVWTFHGTADDKVSFGLTDRLVKRLRACLGSDQVRFTKLAKEGHEIQYLYQEKKLYRWLSKQHR from the coding sequence ATGAATCGGTTTTTTCTTTGTTTGTGGCTGATTAGCCCTTACCTATTTGCTAGCGCCCAAACCAAACCAACGGATAAAGCAAAAGTGAACTACGCCTATTCCCTTTATCTACCCAAAGACTATTCCTCTACCAAGCGCAGTTATCCACTGGTCATTTACTTACACGGTGGTTCGCAACGAGGTAACGACTTAACGAAACTCAATGAGTATGGACCACCCCAACTCGTCCATCAAGGCCAGCAGTTTCCCTTCATCATCGCTTCGCCCCAATGCCCGGACGGTAAGTACTGGTCTTCCGATAATTGGTTTGACCCTTTATATACCGAACTACTAACTAGATACCGAATTGATCCTAAGCGGGTTTACCTAACGGGTATCAGTATGGGGGGGTACGGCACCTGGCAGACAGCGGTGGCTTATCCTGACAAGTTTGCCGCCATCGTGCCGCTTTGCGGTGGGTGCGATGATTCCACCCAGATCTGCCGCATTAAGCACTTGCCGGTGTGGACGTTTCATGGTACGGCCGATGATAAGGTTTCCTTCGGCCTCACGGATCGGTTAGTCAAACGCCTGCGGGCGTGCTTAGGGTCGGACCAGGTCAGATTTACCAAGTTGGCTAAGGAGGGACATGAGATTCAGTACCTCTATCAAGAAAAGAAGCTCTATCGATGGCTGTCAAAACAGCACCGATAA